A DNA window from Acetobacter aceti NBRC 14818 contains the following coding sequences:
- a CDS encoding non-ribosomal peptide synthetase: protein MGKSADFIDVLSRRASAQSASIAFSELDAMLDVQASLTYAELDTQARKVAVSLLKRSSRGARCLLLYPPGIDAVVAFFGCLYAGILPVPVLPYASNRHLDRIVRVAENAGALIGLATDTVVAVLGHHLSLSNGDALEWLQLSELQNEGDASEWDGCQRTPESIAFLQYTSGSTGTPRGVCVSHANLVNNAQAIASGFRLDDNGVLVSWLPAHHDMGLIGCLLQPVFSGVSTYLLSPLHFTRQPLDWLRAISRYKGNYSGASDFAYRMCIEAAQNGLPDDLDLSSWNTAFSGAEVVRAPTLKKFHETFSPVGFRASSVTACYGMAETTLWVSGAHNSMAHILDVDRQALAAGEAVHSSNSVETVQLVGCGNIYNDADLRIVDPDTLAECKPSRIGEIWYSGENVAQGYWENPEATEEKFNFSLESAEGKKYLRTGDMGFVRNGQVYITGRLKDIIIINGKNYYPDDIENIVMESHPAMKGAACVAFSVDNDHRNERLVIIVEPHDWHLSQQQQEEATTALRSMISRDAGLRVDEVLFVRRGQVPRTSSGKLQRRAALQRYQAQEFKQIKNRVCQDEPEKAGVAEESKRSRPSLRVFVEEALRLSPGSLRTDIPLTSLGLDSLTAMRISGAIENQFGVEVPLDILFDGASFDDLQERIASPDGVSSPRSKFVKSDVPVEGEFPLRPIQRAYVVGRDENVSFGGFSTYVYIEIDGEWHPKQLENAWNKLIARHASLRTVVLSQGVQKILEAPGKYTIPVADFSGLSEEERREALLACTRDNENRVLPLGVWPLFDLKISKTGYGKNRLHFGIDMLIADLSTIILLLSEMNQLLQGEDLPALPETGFQSYVAYEQAAQSGKTRENALRYWQDRIADIPPPPLSIASLQGQRPRLGRRKYVLSEDLWAGLVQNGERFGLTKSTVMCAIYAEVLGRWSGNAHFHLSLPLNDRLPVDLNIDRVAGDFTRIEILEIDNRNGKSFADRSSDIQKRLRADLAHRMVDGVDVLQLMSRAAPETTECGRVVFTSGIGLPGLTTDPDLWILGEEVGGISQTPQVVLDNHVFEMHGGLVVNWDAMENAFPEGFLDSMFESYVALITDLASSPDAWFKTSPLLLTCEQRLTRDHVNATETVLPQGNLDDLFGKQVALTPDAPALLGQGSDTALSYIELRKLADGIAHALGQAPLSGLTGVAIGKSFSGLAAILGVLQSGSGYIPIDPELPLLRREQILAKSGISRVVVSEENADDPAWSGLEKIIVDTNGAVVRTIPASGMVDEKKSGFEDLAYVIFTSGSTGEPKGVALNHRGPLNTITDLIRCYDINENDRFLAFSNLNFDLSVFDIFGPLSSGGAVVLPTAEQLRNPGQILQLMAETGVTIWNSVPALMDTLIDHIENAEEPIPALKLRLVMLSGDWIPPILPARISAIWPDARVLSLGGATEASIWSISHPIMGSEEGWTSVPYGKPLGNQTFDIFNDRQESCPDWVEGEICIGGMGLAQGYLHDPVRTAEHFVTDPRSGRRFYRTGDLGRYRPNGVIEFLGRRDDQVKINGYRIELGDIEKVLVSHEQVSKAIILRHGDRYMGRLVAYIVLSDSNEFSLHELKETARDALPHYMIPERIVVLDELPLTANGKIDRKALKAKEMSFGETCAGSIGNETIEKLRKIVSDVMGIGEIPSHISAFDLGATSMHLIRIRRRIESEFGCKIGLANLFQNPTVESLSEYLHENVEKVQA from the coding sequence GTGGGAAAAAGTGCGGATTTCATTGATGTCCTGTCAAGAAGAGCCTCTGCGCAATCTGCCTCCATCGCTTTTTCAGAGCTTGATGCAATGCTGGATGTGCAGGCATCTCTCACATACGCCGAACTGGATACCCAAGCCCGTAAGGTTGCGGTATCCCTGCTGAAAAGATCATCCCGCGGCGCCCGTTGCCTTTTACTGTATCCTCCTGGCATTGATGCTGTCGTCGCGTTCTTTGGTTGCCTCTATGCTGGCATCCTTCCCGTTCCGGTTCTGCCCTATGCTTCCAACAGGCATCTTGATCGTATAGTGCGCGTTGCTGAAAACGCTGGCGCCCTGATTGGATTGGCAACCGATACAGTCGTAGCTGTTCTTGGGCATCACCTTTCTCTCTCCAATGGAGATGCTCTTGAGTGGTTGCAGCTTTCCGAGTTGCAGAATGAGGGAGATGCATCGGAATGGGATGGCTGCCAGCGCACCCCAGAAAGTATCGCATTTCTTCAATATACATCCGGATCGACCGGCACCCCTCGAGGCGTGTGCGTCTCGCATGCCAATCTCGTCAATAACGCACAAGCCATTGCATCCGGCTTCCGGCTTGATGATAATGGCGTGCTTGTCTCCTGGCTTCCCGCCCATCATGACATGGGCTTGATAGGATGCCTTTTGCAGCCGGTTTTCAGTGGTGTTTCGACTTATCTTCTGTCGCCATTGCACTTTACAAGGCAGCCGCTTGACTGGCTCCGCGCAATCAGTCGCTACAAGGGCAATTACAGTGGCGCTTCCGATTTTGCTTACCGTATGTGCATCGAAGCCGCACAGAACGGATTGCCTGACGATCTCGATCTGAGCAGCTGGAATACGGCTTTTTCGGGCGCCGAAGTTGTCAGGGCGCCCACACTGAAAAAATTTCACGAAACGTTCTCCCCTGTGGGGTTCAGGGCTTCTTCTGTGACGGCATGCTACGGCATGGCGGAAACAACATTGTGGGTTTCCGGCGCGCATAATTCCATGGCGCATATCCTCGATGTGGATCGTCAGGCTCTTGCTGCAGGTGAGGCCGTCCATTCCTCGAATTCGGTTGAGACTGTCCAGCTTGTCGGCTGTGGTAATATCTACAACGATGCTGATCTGCGTATTGTTGATCCGGACACTCTTGCAGAGTGCAAGCCTTCCCGGATAGGGGAAATCTGGTATTCAGGCGAAAATGTCGCACAGGGATACTGGGAAAACCCTGAGGCAACAGAAGAAAAATTCAATTTTTCTCTTGAAAGCGCTGAGGGTAAAAAATATCTACGTACAGGTGATATGGGCTTTGTCAGAAATGGACAGGTTTATATTACAGGCCGACTAAAAGATATTATTATCATTAACGGCAAGAACTACTATCCGGATGATATCGAAAATATCGTGATGGAAAGTCATCCGGCCATGAAGGGCGCGGCATGCGTGGCTTTCTCGGTCGATAATGATCATCGTAACGAGCGGCTGGTCATTATTGTTGAGCCGCATGACTGGCACCTCAGTCAGCAGCAGCAGGAAGAAGCCACAACCGCTCTGCGTTCGATGATTTCACGTGATGCGGGTTTGCGTGTGGACGAAGTGCTTTTTGTCCGCAGAGGACAGGTTCCCAGAACATCGAGCGGCAAATTGCAGCGACGTGCGGCATTGCAGCGCTATCAGGCTCAGGAGTTCAAGCAGATCAAGAACAGGGTCTGTCAGGATGAACCGGAAAAAGCCGGAGTTGCTGAAGAAAGCAAACGTTCCCGGCCATCGCTTCGTGTTTTTGTGGAAGAAGCACTCCGTTTGTCTCCGGGTTCCCTGCGGACCGATATTCCCCTGACCTCCCTTGGGCTGGACTCTCTGACAGCCATGCGGATTTCTGGTGCGATCGAAAATCAGTTCGGAGTTGAAGTTCCGCTGGATATTCTGTTCGACGGCGCCAGTTTTGATGATCTGCAGGAGCGTATTGCATCTCCGGACGGCGTTTCTTCTCCCAGATCAAAGTTCGTCAAAAGCGATGTGCCTGTAGAAGGAGAATTCCCTCTCCGCCCCATTCAGCGCGCCTATGTGGTTGGGAGAGATGAAAACGTTTCGTTCGGTGGATTCTCCACATACGTTTATATTGAGATCGATGGAGAATGGCATCCCAAACAGCTCGAAAATGCCTGGAACAAGCTCATTGCGCGGCATGCTTCCTTGCGAACTGTTGTGCTGTCTCAGGGCGTACAGAAAATTCTTGAGGCTCCCGGAAAATACACCATTCCGGTTGCCGATTTCTCTGGATTGTCTGAAGAAGAAAGGCGGGAGGCTCTTCTTGCCTGCACGCGTGACAATGAGAACCGGGTCTTGCCGCTTGGTGTGTGGCCTCTTTTCGACCTGAAAATCAGCAAAACAGGATATGGGAAAAACAGACTGCATTTTGGCATTGATATGCTTATTGCAGATCTTTCCACGATTATTCTTCTTCTGTCTGAAATGAACCAGCTTCTTCAGGGAGAGGATCTGCCGGCACTTCCGGAAACCGGTTTCCAGAGTTATGTCGCATATGAACAGGCAGCGCAGTCCGGCAAGACGCGAGAGAACGCCTTGCGTTACTGGCAGGACAGAATAGCCGACATCCCGCCGCCGCCTCTCTCCATCGCGTCGCTTCAGGGGCAGCGGCCTCGCCTTGGCCGTAGAAAATACGTGCTGTCCGAAGATCTGTGGGCTGGCCTTGTCCAAAATGGAGAGCGTTTTGGTCTGACCAAGTCGACCGTGATGTGTGCGATCTATGCTGAAGTCCTTGGGCGCTGGAGCGGTAACGCTCATTTCCATTTGAGTCTGCCATTGAACGACAGACTGCCGGTCGATCTGAATATTGACAGGGTTGCTGGCGACTTTACCCGAATAGAAATTCTGGAGATCGACAACCGGAACGGTAAGAGTTTCGCCGACAGATCTTCGGACATTCAGAAGCGTCTACGTGCGGACCTGGCGCACCGTATGGTCGATGGTGTGGATGTTCTGCAGCTTATGTCACGAGCGGCTCCAGAGACAACGGAATGCGGTCGTGTCGTGTTTACCAGCGGAATTGGTCTGCCGGGTCTGACGACAGATCCTGATCTGTGGATACTCGGCGAGGAAGTGGGTGGCATCAGTCAGACGCCACAGGTTGTGCTGGACAACCATGTGTTCGAGATGCACGGCGGTCTGGTTGTTAACTGGGACGCCATGGAAAATGCCTTCCCCGAAGGTTTCCTTGATAGCATGTTTGAGTCCTATGTCGCGCTGATCACTGATCTGGCAAGCAGCCCGGATGCCTGGTTCAAAACGTCACCTCTTCTGCTGACGTGTGAGCAGAGACTGACCCGTGATCATGTGAATGCAACAGAAACAGTTCTGCCTCAGGGTAACCTTGATGATCTGTTCGGTAAGCAGGTCGCACTGACCCCGGATGCACCGGCTCTTTTGGGGCAGGGTAGTGATACGGCACTGAGTTATATCGAACTGCGAAAGTTGGCTGATGGAATTGCCCATGCGCTTGGACAGGCTCCTCTCAGTGGCCTGACCGGTGTCGCCATTGGAAAGAGCTTTTCGGGTCTGGCAGCCATTCTTGGCGTTCTTCAGTCAGGTTCCGGGTACATACCGATAGATCCGGAATTGCCGCTTCTGCGTCGGGAGCAGATTCTGGCCAAGTCCGGGATCAGTCGCGTGGTGGTATCAGAAGAGAACGCGGACGATCCGGCGTGGTCCGGACTTGAAAAAATTATCGTCGATACCAACGGCGCAGTAGTTCGCACGATCCCGGCTTCCGGTATGGTTGATGAAAAGAAAAGCGGGTTTGAAGACCTCGCCTATGTCATCTTCACCTCCGGATCGACTGGTGAGCCAAAAGGTGTAGCGCTCAACCATCGTGGTCCATTGAATACAATTACGGACCTGATCCGTTGTTACGATATCAATGAGAACGACAGGTTTCTTGCTTTCTCAAATCTGAACTTCGACCTGTCTGTCTTTGATATTTTTGGCCCGCTTTCAAGTGGCGGAGCAGTCGTGCTTCCAACTGCGGAGCAACTGCGCAATCCGGGACAGATTCTGCAATTGATGGCAGAAACCGGGGTGACCATATGGAACAGCGTTCCTGCCCTGATGGACACTCTGATCGATCATATCGAGAATGCCGAGGAACCGATCCCGGCCCTGAAACTGCGTCTTGTCATGCTCAGTGGTGACTGGATTCCTCCTATACTTCCGGCAAGAATATCGGCCATCTGGCCGGATGCCAGAGTTCTGAGCCTTGGTGGTGCGACGGAAGCCTCCATCTGGTCGATTTCACATCCAATTATGGGCAGTGAAGAAGGCTGGACAAGTGTGCCGTATGGCAAGCCGCTAGGGAACCAGACATTCGATATCTTCAATGACCGGCAGGAGAGTTGTCCAGACTGGGTTGAAGGCGAAATCTGTATCGGTGGTATGGGACTGGCGCAGGGATATCTGCATGATCCTGTCAGGACAGCGGAACACTTTGTGACAGATCCCCGTTCTGGAAGACGTTTTTACCGGACGGGTGATCTGGGACGTTATCGTCCAAATGGCGTTATCGAATTCCTTGGGCGACGTGATGATCAGGTCAAAATCAACGGATACAGAATAGAACTCGGTGACATAGAAAAAGTCCTCGTGTCACATGAACAGGTGAGCAAGGCCATCATTCTGCGTCATGGTGACCGTTATATGGGGCGTCTCGTTGCCTATATCGTTCTTTCAGACAGCAATGAATTCTCACTGCATGAATTGAAAGAGACGGCGCGTGATGCCTTGCCGCATTACATGATTCCAGAACGCATTGTTGTTCTCGACGAGCTGCCACTGACCGCGAATGGCAAGATCGACCGTAAGGCTCTCAAAGCGAAGGAAATGTCCTTTGGAGAGACTTGCGCCGGGAGTATCGGCAATGAAACGATCGAGAAGCTGCGCAAGATCGTTTCCGACGTAATGGGGATTGGTGAAATTCCTTCTCATATAAGCGCATTTGATTTGGGTGCGACGTCCATGCATCTGATTCGTAT